In the genome of Balneola sp., one region contains:
- a CDS encoding superoxide dismutase yields the protein MRIIAIERETPGLDKRDFVPHLRAEALQGWKLYREGIIREMYFRDDKPEAVLILECKDLADAEKYLATLPLVEKGLISFELIPLKPYHGFERLFARNKTL from the coding sequence ATGCGGATCATTGCCATTGAAAGAGAAACACCAGGTCTTGATAAAAGAGATTTTGTGCCTCATTTGAGAGCAGAAGCTTTACAGGGCTGGAAATTGTATAGAGAGGGGATTATTCGTGAAATGTACTTTCGGGATGATAAGCCGGAAGCAGTTTTAATTCTTGAATGCAAGGATCTTGCTGATGCAGAAAAATATTTGGCAACATTGCCACTAGTTGAAAAAGGATTGATAAGTTTTGAGTTAATTCCACTAAAGCCATATCATGGTTTTGAACGCCTTTTTGCCAGAAATAAAACTTTGTAA
- a CDS encoding HD domain-containing protein, with protein sequence MRSRQFSSELLEKYIDGESLRHHSKMVAQAMEAYALSLQKDPKEVEEWWAAGLLHDLDWEKFPDEHPNKAINEILPEFEYPQAVLEAIKAHAPERTGKQPESEIERYLFACDELSGFMHAVSLMRPTSFDGMKVKSVTKKLKTLNFAANVPREDITKGAKLIGKELNEHIQFLIQIFSKANSN encoded by the coding sequence ATGAGATCAAGACAATTCAGTTCAGAATTACTTGAAAAATACATTGACGGGGAAAGTCTAAGACATCATTCGAAGATGGTAGCTCAGGCAATGGAAGCTTATGCATTAAGTCTTCAAAAAGACCCTAAAGAAGTAGAAGAATGGTGGGCAGCCGGTTTACTTCATGATCTCGACTGGGAAAAATTTCCTGATGAACACCCCAACAAAGCGATTAATGAGATTCTTCCGGAATTTGAATATCCTCAAGCTGTTCTTGAGGCAATAAAAGCTCATGCACCAGAAAGAACTGGTAAGCAACCTGAAAGTGAGATAGAGCGATATTTATTTGCATGTGATGAGCTTTCCGGTTTCATGCACGCCGTCTCATTAATGAGACCAACCAGCTTCGATGGAATGAAAGTAAAATCGGTGACCAAAAAATTAAAAACCTTGAATTTTGCTGCTAATGTACCCCGCGAGGATATTACAAAAGGTGCTAAGTTGATTGGAAAGGAACTGAATGAACATATTCAGTTTTTAATTCAGATATTTTCTAAAGCTAATAGTAACTAA